The Mycobacterium paragordonae genome includes a region encoding these proteins:
- a CDS encoding type II toxin-antitoxin system Rv0910 family toxin, translated as MAKLSGSIDVPLPPEQAWTHASDLNRYREWLTIHKVWRSKLPDVLEKGTVIESYVEVKGMPNRIRWTIVRYKPPEGMTLNGDGVGGVKVKLMAKVAPKEQGSVVSFDVHLGGPALFGPIGMVVAAALRSDIRDSLQNFVRVFARPDPGTNGDSVLRR; from the coding sequence ATGGCGAAACTCTCCGGATCCATCGATGTGCCGCTGCCGCCGGAACAGGCCTGGACACACGCCTCCGACCTGAACCGGTACCGGGAATGGCTGACCATCCACAAGGTCTGGCGCAGCAAGTTGCCCGACGTGCTGGAAAAGGGCACCGTCATCGAGTCCTATGTCGAAGTCAAGGGCATGCCCAACCGCATCAGGTGGACGATCGTGCGCTACAAGCCCCCGGAGGGCATGACCCTCAACGGCGACGGTGTGGGCGGGGTCAAGGTGAAACTGATGGCCAAGGTCGCTCCGAAAGAGCAGGGTTCGGTCGTCAGCTTCGACGTGCATCTCGGCGGGCCGGCGCTGTTCGGGCCGATCGGCATGGTCGTCGCCGCCGCGCTGCGCAGCGATATCCGCGACTCGCTGCAGAACTTCGTCAGGGTGTTCGCCCGCCCGGACCCGGGGACGAACGGCGACAGCGTCCTGCGTCGCTGA
- a CDS encoding antitoxin, with the protein MAFLDKAKDLLAQNADKVETAITKAGEFVDDKTQGKYSDTIHKVQEEARKIVDTGGQQS; encoded by the coding sequence ATGGCATTCCTGGACAAGGCCAAAGACCTGCTCGCGCAGAACGCCGACAAGGTCGAGACGGCGATCACCAAGGCCGGCGAGTTCGTCGACGACAAGACACAGGGCAAGTACTCCGACACCATCCACAAGGTGCAGGAGGAAGCCAGGAAGATCGTCGACACCGGCGGCCAGCAGAGCTGA
- a CDS encoding PPE family protein yields MNFAVSPPEINSARIFGGAGPGPLLAAAAAWDVLADELGSAATAFSAVTSGLANASWQGAASAAMVDVAGRYLDWLAATGVLAEQAAGQARMTATAFEATLAASVHPVSVIANRSQMVTLVTSNLLGLNAPAIAAVDAEYEQMWAQDVAAMFGYHAEASGVVSALSPFTELLRLPSAAVSAFVVSTQAAIADPPGRVSILAAGLANVGGSNVGAGNVGDANVGFGNRGVWNLGLGSVGSFNLGSGNVGGHNVGWSNLGSLNVGLGNQGDSNFGFGNSGWGNVGFGNSGSNNVGFGLTGDHQVGFGAWNSGSGNVGLFNSGTGNVGLFNSGSGNWGIGNSGEGNVGLFNAGRLNTGVFNAGVLNTGVGNPGSYNTGGFNVGVGNTGSFNPGQVNTGDFNTGDYNTGWANTGDFNTGGFNQGDLNNGFFWRGDNQGQAAFDLTFTIPRIALQVDVDVPINIPVTGTLGSILNGQPIITIPSFTIPTLHLNGSELGGTVGPIVVDSIVVTGPSLNLVVGGPGQSLRLSLLGPAVGPVVVPVLGLVAGPGLGNVTGGPSSGFFNSGSGSGSGFGNVGGGSGWWNVSSGVVGFSGVGNVGALGSGVFNLGEGVSGWSNAVAGVGAGVDRVFNLGVANGGGWNLGLANVGDYNLGGGNVGGHNLGGGNVGVGNVGAGNHGDGNYGWGNLGDVNVGGGNAGVGNQGWGNSGSLNIGWGNTGVGNVGFGNSGSNNVGIGLTGDNQVGFGAWNSGSGNVGLFNSGTGNVGFFNSGTGNYGIGNSGVANTGVFNAGGFNTGWANAGSYNTGGFNAGDFNSGSANPGDVNTGSFNTGDTNTGWANTGNLDTGAFISGDQSNGLLWRGDRQGLIAADYTLTIPDIPLTLTGGGILNIPITGNITGLAIESFSIHGQGGSAIPVNLGINVLGADTGGLDIRVGLPDPLGSVTIPIPPLPLNLHVTIDDTLTSIALPRIAVNPIVLNNLVVGGVGTPLTVNVGGSAGPVVVQLLHVGAAPGLGNATVAPSSGFFNSGAGGVSGFGNIGQVVSGYGNVGSMVSGVKNLGGLLSGVSNLGGSLSGVSNTASVGAGPSGVLGAGLASVGVGNVGFADVGGWNVGAGNVGDANVGFGNQGAWNLGLGSVGSFNLGSGNVGGHNVGWSNLGSLNVGLGNQGDSNFGFGNSGWGNVGFGNSGSNNVGIGLTGDHQVGFGAWNSGSGNVGLFNSGTGNVGLFNSGSGNWGIGNSGEGNVGLFNAGRLNTGVFNAGVLNTGVGNPGSYNTGGFNVGVGNTGSFNPGQVNTGDFNTGDYNTGWANTGDFNTGGFNQGDLNNGFFWRGDSQGQAALDYTLTIPRIAIGLDVTIPLNIPITGALGNIVTDSFQIPALHLNGDNLDATIGPIVVDSIVVTGPSLNLVVGGPGQSLRLSLLGPAVGPVVVPVLGLVAGPGLGNVTGGPSSGFFNSGSGSGSGFGNVGGGSGWWNVSSGVVGFSGVGNVGALGSGVFNLGEGVSGWSNAVAGVGAGVDRVFNLGVANGGGWNLGLANVGDYNLGGGNVGGHNLGGGNVGVGNVGAGNHGDGNYGWGNLGDVNVGGGNAGVGNRGWGNSGSLNIGWGNTGVGNVGFGNSGSNNVGIGLTGDNQVGFGAWNSGSGNVGLFNSGTGNVGFFNSGTGNYGIGNSGSFNSGIGNSGVANTGVFNAGGFNTGWANAGSYNTGGFNAGDFNSGSANPGDVNTGSFNTGDTNTGWANTGNLDTGAFISGDQSNGLLWRGDRQGLIAADYTLTIPDIPLTLTGGGILNIPITGNITGLTVNPIGIHGVGGGGIPVVGHLTLLGQTPNINVGISLPDPVGHVGVDVPGLPIRLEIGVANNFLQPITTPTIRINTIAFNNLVVGGVGTPLTVNVGGSAGPVVVQLLHVGAAPGLGNATVAPSSGFFNSGAGGVSGFGNIGQVVSGYGNVGSMVSGVKNLGGLLSGVSNLGGSLSGVSNTASVGAGPSGVLGVGLASVGVGNVGFADVGGWNVGAGNVGDANVGFGNQGAWNLGLGSVGSFNLGSGNVGGHNVGWSNLGSLNVGLGNQGDSNFGFGNSGWGNVGFGNSGSNNVGIGLTGDHQVGFGAWNSGSGNVGLFNSGTGNVGLFNSGSGNWGIGNSGEGNVGLFNAGRLNTGVFNAGVLNTGVGNPGSYNTGGFNVGVGNTGSFNPGQVNTGDFNTGDYNTGWANTGDFNTGGFNQGDLNNGFFWRGDNQGQAALDYTLTIPRIAIGLDVTIPLNIPITGALGNIVIDPFTIPSLDLVNPNGGGNSITGSIGPLRTDPIVILGPSLSLLVGGPGEGLHLNISGPGLGPLVVPVLGLVAGPGLGNVTGGPSSGFFNSGSGSGSGFGNVGGGSGWWNVSSGVVGFSGVGNVGALGSGVFNLGEGVSGWSNAVAGLGAGVDRVFNLGVANGGGWNLGLANVGDYNLGGGNVGGHNLGGGNVGVGNVGAGNHGDGNYGWGNLGDVNVGGGNAGVGNRGWGNSGSLNIGWGNTGVGNVGFGNSGSNNVGIGLTGDNQVGFGAWNSGSGNVGLFNSGTGNVGFFNSGTGNYGIGNSGSFNSGIGNSGVANTGVFNAGGFNTGWANAGSYNTGGFNAGDFNSGSANPGDVNTGSFNTGDTNTGWVNTGNLDTGAFISGDQSNGLLWRGDRQGLIAADYTLTIPDIPLTLGGGALIKLPVTGNIAGLTVNPFTIHGVNGGAIPVNFDIVVDAKTDGFDLVIPLPDPFPNIHVPVSGLPISLAIPLRSALDPIQVPQIQFGAIPLNLTVGSDTTLLTIGLTGGSGPIAVPVTSLLPMTGIGNSTTAPSSGFFNSGAGGTSGFGNIGDTISGLFNVGSHVSGFENYGGELLSGLTNLGSAMSGFGNTSSLDIAIAGLISGVGNIGNRLSGIFLQGSVP; encoded by the coding sequence ATGAATTTTGCGGTGTCGCCACCAGAGATCAACTCCGCGCGCATATTTGGCGGCGCGGGGCCTGGCCCGCTGCTTGCCGCTGCGGCCGCCTGGGATGTGCTGGCCGACGAACTGGGCTCGGCGGCGACCGCGTTTTCCGCGGTGACGTCCGGGTTGGCGAACGCGTCATGGCAGGGCGCAGCCTCGGCGGCGATGGTCGACGTGGCCGGACGCTACCTGGACTGGCTCGCCGCGACGGGTGTGCTGGCGGAGCAGGCCGCCGGGCAGGCTCGCATGACCGCAACTGCGTTCGAGGCGACCCTGGCGGCGTCAGTTCACCCGGTTTCGGTGATCGCAAACCGCTCTCAAATGGTGACACTGGTGACTTCCAACCTGCTGGGGTTGAACGCCCCGGCGATTGCGGCCGTGGATGCCGAGTACGAGCAGATGTGGGCGCAAGACGTCGCGGCTATGTTCGGCTACCACGCCGAAGCCTCCGGCGTGGTGTCGGCATTGTCGCCGTTCACCGAACTACTGCGACTCCCGTCCGCGGCCGTTTCGGCTTTCGTCGTGTCCACCCAAGCCGCAATCGCTGACCCGCCGGGCCGCGTCAGCATCCTCGCTGCGGGACTGGCCAACGTGGGCGGTTCCAATGTGGGTGCCGGCAATGTCGGTGATGCGAATGTTGGTTTCGGTAATCGTGGGGTGTGGAATCTGGGGTTGGGGAGTGTGGGGAGTTTCAATCTGGGGTCGGGGAATGTGGGTGGCCATAATGTGGGGTGGTCGAATCTGGGGTCGTTGAATGTGGGGTTGGGTAATCAGGGTGACTCGAATTTCGGGTTCGGTAATAGCGGGTGGGGGAATGTGGGGTTCGGGAACTCGGGTAGCAACAATGTGGGTTTCGGGTTGACCGGTGATCATCAGGTGGGGTTCGGGGCGTGGAATTCGGGGTCGGGGAATGTGGGGTTGTTCAACTCGGGGACCGGGAATGTGGGGTTGTTCAATTCGGGGTCGGGGAACTGGGGGATCGGGAATTCCGGGGAGGGCAACGTCGGGTTGTTCAATGCGGGCCGGCTCAATACCGGGGTGTTCAACGCCGGGGTGCTTAACACCGGGGTGGGGAATCCGGGCAGTTACAACACCGGTGGGTTCAACGTGGGGGTGGGCAATACCGGGTCGTTCAATCCCGGGCAGGTCAATACCGGGGATTTCAACACTGGGGATTACAACACCGGGTGGGCCAATACCGGGGACTTCAACACCGGCGGGTTCAACCAGGGCGATCTGAACAACGGCTTCTTCTGGCGCGGAGACAACCAGGGTCAAGCCGCATTCGACCTGACCTTCACCATCCCGCGCATCGCCCTGCAGGTCGACGTCGACGTGCCGATCAATATTCCGGTGACGGGGACGCTCGGCTCCATATTGAACGGCCAGCCGATCATCACCATCCCGTCCTTCACCATTCCCACCCTCCATCTCAATGGCTCGGAACTGGGCGGGACCGTCGGTCCGATTGTGGTGGATTCGATTGTGGTGACGGGTCCGTCGTTGAACTTGGTGGTGGGTGGTCCGGGTCAATCGTTGCGGTTGAGTTTGTTGGGTCCGGCGGTGGGGCCGGTGGTGGTTCCGGTGTTGGGGTTGGTGGCGGGGCCGGGGTTGGGCAATGTCACTGGTGGGCCGTCGTCGGGGTTTTTCAATAGTGGGTCTGGGAGTGGGTCGGGGTTTGGGAATGTGGGTGGGGGTTCGGGTTGGTGGAATGTGTCGTCGGGGGTGGTGGGGTTCTCGGGTGTGGGGAATGTGGGGGCGTTGGGTTCGGGTGTGTTCAATTTGGGTGAGGGGGTCTCGGGCTGGTCGAATGCGGTGGCGGGGGTGGGTGCGGGTGTGGATCGGGTGTTCAACCTGGGGGTGGCCAATGGTGGTGGGTGGAATCTGGGGTTGGCGAATGTGGGGGATTACAACCTGGGTGGCGGGAATGTGGGTGGGCATAATCTGGGTGGCGGCAATGTGGGTGTGGGGAATGTCGGGGCCGGTAATCATGGTGACGGCAATTACGGCTGGGGCAATCTGGGTGATGTCAATGTGGGTGGCGGTAATGCGGGTGTCGGGAACCAGGGGTGGGGTAATAGCGGCAGTCTGAACATCGGGTGGGGTAATACCGGGGTGGGCAATGTCGGGTTCGGGAACTCGGGTAGCAACAATGTGGGTATCGGGTTGACCGGTGATAATCAGGTGGGGTTCGGGGCGTGGAATTCGGGGTCGGGGAATGTGGGGTTGTTCAACTCGGGGACCGGGAATGTCGGGTTCTTCAATTCCGGGACGGGGAATTACGGGATCGGGAACTCCGGGGTGGCGAACACCGGGGTGTTCAACGCCGGTGGGTTCAACACCGGGTGGGCCAATGCGGGCAGCTACAACACCGGGGGGTTCAATGCCGGTGATTTCAATTCCGGGTCGGCCAACCCCGGTGATGTCAACACTGGCAGCTTCAACACCGGGGACACCAACACCGGGTGGGCCAACACCGGCAACCTCGACACCGGGGCGTTCATCTCCGGTGATCAGAGCAACGGATTGTTGTGGCGCGGTGACCGCCAGGGCCTGATCGCGGCCGACTACACCCTGACCATCCCCGACATCCCCCTGACCCTGACCGGCGGCGGCATCCTCAACATCCCCATCACCGGCAACATCACCGGATTGGCCATCGAGTCTTTCTCGATACACGGCCAAGGCGGTTCGGCAATCCCGGTAAATCTCGGAATCAATGTCCTGGGGGCCGACACCGGTGGACTCGATATCCGCGTCGGCCTCCCCGACCCACTCGGATCGGTCACCATTCCGATACCGCCGCTGCCGTTGAATCTTCACGTCACTATCGACGACACGTTGACTTCCATCGCGCTGCCGAGAATCGCCGTCAATCCCATCGTCCTGAACAACCTGGTGGTGGGTGGTGTGGGGACGCCGTTGACGGTGAATGTGGGTGGGAGTGCGGGTCCGGTGGTGGTGCAGTTGTTGCATGTGGGTGCGGCGCCGGGGTTGGGGAATGCGACGGTGGCGCCGTCGTCGGGGTTCTTTAATTCCGGTGCGGGTGGGGTGTCGGGGTTCGGGAATATCGGGCAGGTGGTTTCCGGGTACGGCAATGTCGGGTCGATGGTCTCGGGGGTGAAGAACCTGGGTGGGTTGTTGTCGGGGGTGTCGAACCTGGGTGGGTCGTTATCGGGGGTCAGCAATACCGCGTCGGTGGGGGCGGGGCCCTCGGGTGTGCTGGGTGCGGGGTTGGCAAGTGTGGGTGTGGGCAATGTCGGGTTCGCTGATGTCGGTGGGTGGAATGTGGGTGCCGGCAATGTCGGTGACGCGAATGTTGGTTTCGGTAATCAGGGCGCGTGGAATCTGGGGTTGGGCAGTGTGGGGAGTTTCAATCTGGGGTCGGGGAATGTGGGTGGCCATAATGTGGGGTGGTCGAATCTGGGGTCGTTGAATGTGGGGTTGGGTAATCAGGGTGACTCGAATTTCGGGTTCGGTAATAGCGGGTGGGGGAATGTGGGGTTCGGGAACTCGGGTAGCAACAACGTGGGTATCGGGTTGACCGGTGATCATCAGGTGGGGTTCGGGGCGTGGAATTCGGGGTCGGGGAATGTGGGGTTGTTCAACTCGGGGACCGGGAATGTGGGGTTGTTCAATTCGGGGTCGGGGAACTGGGGGATCGGTAATTCCGGGGAGGGCAACGTCGGGTTGTTCAATGCGGGCCGGCTCAATACCGGGGTGTTCAACGCCGGGGTGCTTAACACCGGGGTGGGGAATCCGGGCAGTTACAACACCGGTGGGTTCAACGTGGGGGTGGGCAATACCGGGTCGTTCAATCCCGGGCAGGTCAATACCGGGGATTTCAACACTGGGGATTACAACACTGGGTGGGCCAATACCGGGGACTTCAACACCGGCGGGTTCAACCAGGGCGATCTGAACAACGGCTTCTTCTGGCGCGGAGACAGCCAGGGCCAGGCCGCACTGGACTACACCCTGACCATCCCGCGCATCGCCATCGGCCTGGACGTCACCATCCCCCTCAACATCCCCATCACCGGCGCCCTCGGCAACATCGTCACCGACTCATTCCAGATCCCGGCGCTGCATCTGAACGGCGACAACCTCGACGCCACCATCGGTCCGATTGTGGTGGATTCGATTGTGGTGACGGGTCCGTCGTTGAACTTGGTGGTGGGTGGTCCGGGTCAGTCGTTGCGGTTGAGTTTGTTGGGTCCGGCGGTGGGGCCGGTGGTGGTTCCGGTGTTGGGGTTGGTGGCGGGGCCGGGGTTGGGCAATGTCACTGGTGGGCCGTCGTCGGGGTTTTTCAATAGTGGGTCTGGGAGTGGGTCGGGGTTTGGGAATGTGGGTGGGGGTTCGGGTTGGTGGAATGTGTCGTCGGGGGTGGTGGGGTTCTCGGGTGTGGGGAATGTGGGGGCGTTGGGTTCGGGTGTGTTCAATTTGGGTGAGGGGGTCTCGGGCTGGTCGAATGCGGTGGCGGGGGTGGGTGCGGGTGTGGATCGGGTGTTCAACCTGGGGGTGGCCAATGGTGGTGGGTGGAATCTGGGGTTGGCGAATGTGGGGGATTACAACCTGGGTGGCGGGAATGTGGGTGGGCATAATCTGGGTGGCGGCAATGTGGGTGTGGGGAATGTCGGGGCCGGTAATCATGGTGACGGCAATTACGGGTGGGGCAATCTGGGTGATGTCAATGTGGGTGGCGGTAATGCGGGTGTCGGGAACCGGGGGTGGGGTAATAGCGGCAGTCTGAACATCGGGTGGGGTAATACCGGGGTGGGCAATGTCGGGTTCGGGAACTCGGGTAGCAACAATGTGGGTATCGGGTTGACCGGTGATAATCAGGTGGGGTTCGGGGCGTGGAATTCGGGGTCGGGGAATGTGGGGTTGTTCAACTCGGGGACCGGGAATGTCGGGTTCTTCAATTCCGGGACGGGGAATTACGGGATCGGGAACTCGGGGTCGTTCAATTCCGGGATCGGGAACTCCGGGGTGGCGAACACCGGGGTGTTCAACGCCGGTGGGTTCAACACCGGGTGGGCCAATGCGGGCAGCTACAACACCGGGGGGTTCAATGCCGGTGATTTCAATTCCGGGTCGGCCAACCCCGGTGATGTCAACACTGGCAGCTTCAACACCGGGGACACCAACACCGGGTGGGCCAACACCGGCAACCTCGACACCGGGGCGTTCATCTCCGGTGATCAGAGCAACGGATTGTTGTGGCGCGGTGACCGCCAGGGCCTGATCGCGGCCGACTACACCCTGACCATCCCCGACATCCCCCTGACCCTGACCGGCGGCGGCATCCTCAACATCCCCATCACCGGCAACATCACCGGACTCACCGTCAACCCGATCGGGATTCACGGAGTCGGTGGCGGCGGCATCCCGGTCGTTGGCCACCTAACGCTGCTCGGGCAGACCCCGAACATCAATGTCGGTATCAGCCTTCCCGATCCGGTCGGACATGTCGGCGTCGACGTCCCAGGCTTGCCGATCAGACTGGAAATCGGCGTCGCCAACAACTTCCTGCAGCCCATCACAACACCGACGATCCGGATAAACACCATCGCGTTCAACAACCTGGTGGTGGGTGGTGTGGGGACGCCGTTGACGGTGAATGTGGGTGGGAGTGCGGGTCCGGTGGTGGTGCAGTTGTTGCATGTGGGTGCGGCGCCGGGGTTGGGGAATGCGACGGTGGCGCCGTCGTCGGGGTTCTTTAATTCCGGTGCGGGTGGGGTGTCGGGGTTCGGGAATATCGGGCAGGTGGTTTCCGGGTACGGCAATGTCGGGTCGATGGTCTCGGGGGTGAAGAACCTGGGTGGGTTGTTGTCGGGGGTGTCGAACCTGGGTGGGTCGTTGTCGGGGGTCAGCAATACCGCGTCGGTGGGGGCGGGGCCCTCGGGTGTGCTGGGTGTGGGGTTGGCAAGTGTGGGTGTGGGCAATGTCGGGTTCGCTGATGTCGGTGGGTGGAATGTGGGTGCCGGCAATGTCGGTGACGCGAATGTTGGTTTCGGAAATCAGGGCGCGTGGAATCTGGGGTTGGGCAGTGTGGGGAGTTTCAATCTGGGGTCGGGGAATGTGGGTGGCCATAATGTGGGGTGGTCGAATCTGGGGTCGTTGAATGTGGGGTTGGGTAATCAGGGTGACTCGAATTTCGGGTTCGGTAATAGCGGGTGGGGGAATGTGGGGTTCGGGAACTCGGGTAGCAACAACGTGGGTATCGGGTTGACCGGTGATCATCAGGTGGGGTTCGGGGCGTGGAATTCGGGGTCGGGGAATGTGGGGTTGTTCAACTCGGGGACCGGGAATGTGGGGTTGTTCAATTCGGGGTCGGGGAACTGGGGGATCGGTAATTCCGGGGAGGGCAACGTCGGGTTGTTCAATGCGGGCCGGCTCAATACCGGGGTGTTCAACGCCGGGGTGCTTAACACCGGGGTGGGGAATCCGGGCAGTTACAACACCGGTGGGTTCAACGTGGGGGTGGGCAATACCGGGTCGTTCAATCCCGGGCAGGTCAATACCGGGGATTTCAATACCGGGGATTACAACACCGGGTGGGCCAATACCGGGGACTTCAACACCGGCGGGTTCAACCAGGGCGATCTGAACAACGGCTTCTTCTGGCGCGGAGACAACCAGGGCCAGGCCGCGCTGGACTACACCCTGACCATCCCGCGCATCGCCATCGGCCTGGACGTCACCATCCCCCTCAACATCCCCATCACCGGCGCCCTCGGCAACATCGTGATCGACCCGTTCACCATCCCGTCCCTCGACCTGGTCAATCCCAACGGCGGCGGAAACAGCATCACCGGCAGTATCGGACCACTCCGAACAGATCCGATCGTCATCCTCGGTCCGTCCCTGAGCCTGCTGGTGGGCGGCCCCGGCGAGGGGCTGCACCTGAACATTTCCGGTCCGGGCTTGGGTCCGCTGGTGGTTCCGGTGTTGGGGTTGGTGGCGGGGCCGGGGTTGGGCAATGTCACTGGTGGGCCGTCGTCGGGGTTTTTCAATAGTGGGTCTGGGAGTGGGTCGGGGTTTGGGAATGTGGGTGGGGGTTCGGGTTGGTGGAATGTGTCGTCGGGGGTGGTGGGGTTCTCGGGTGTGGGGAATGTGGGGGCGTTGGGTTCGGGTGTGTTCAATTTGGGTGAGGGGGTCTCGGGCTGGTCGAATGCGGTGGCGGGGTTGGGTGCGGGTGTGGATCGGGTGTTCAACCTGGGGGTGGCCAATGGTGGTGGGTGGAATCTGGGGTTGGCGAATGTGGGGGATTACAACCTGGGTGGCGGGAATGTGGGTGGGCATAATCTGGGTGGCGGCAATGTGGGTGTGGGGAATGTCGGGGCCGGTAATCATGGTGACGGCAATTACGGCTGGGGCAATCTGGGTGATGTCAATGTGGGTGGCGGTAATGCGGGTGTCGGGAACCGGGGGTGGGGTAATAGCGGCAGTCTGAACATCGGGTGGGGTAATACCGGGGTGGGCAATGTCGGGTTCGGGAACTCGGGTAGCAACAATGTGGGTATCGGGTTGACCGGTGATAATCAGGTGGGGTTCGGGGCGTGGAATTCGGGGTCGGGGAATGTGGGGTTGTTCAACTCGGGGACCGGGAATGTCGGGTTCTTCAATTCCGGGACGGGGAATTACGGGATCGGGAACTCGGGGTCGTTCAATTCCGGGATCGGGAACTCCGGGGTGGCGAACACCGGGGTGTTCAACGCCGGTGGGTTCAACACCGGGTGGGCCAATGCGGGCAGCTACAACACCGGGGGGTTCAATGCCGGTGATTTCAATTCCGGGTCGGCCAACCCCGGTGATGTCAACACTGGCAGCTTCAACACCGGGGACACCAACACCGGGTGGGTCAACACCGGCAACCTCGACACCGGGGCGTTCATCTCCGGTGATCAGAGCAACGGATTGTTGTGGCGCGGTGACCGCCAGGGCCTGATCGCGGCCGACTACACCCTGACCATCCCCGACATCCCCCTCACCCTGGGCGGCGGCGCCCTGATCAAGCTGCCGGTGACCGGCAACATCGCCGGGCTTACCGTCAACCCGTTCACGATTCACGGCGTCAACGGCGGCGCGATTCCGGTCAACTTCGACATCGTGGTCGACGCCAAGACCGACGGCTTCGACCTGGTGATACCGCTTCCCGACCCCTTCCCGAATATCCACGTCCCGGTCTCAGGCCTTCCCATCAGCTTGGCGATCCCGCTGCGCTCTGCGCTCGACCCAATCCAAGTGCCACAAATCCAATTCGGGGCTATCCCGCTCAACCTCACCGTTGGCAGCGATACGACACTCCTCACCATCGGTCTCACCGGGGGAAGCGGCCCGATCGCCGTACCGGTCACCTCCCTGCTCCCGATGACCGGCATCGGCAACTCGACAACCGCCCCGTCGTCGGGCTTCTTCAACTCAGGCGCCGGCGGCACATCCGGCTTCGGGAACATCGGCGACACCATCTCCGGCCTCTTCAACGTCGGCTCGCATGTCTCCGGCTTCGAGAACTACGGCGGCGAACTACTGTCCGGCCTGACCAACCTCGGCAGTGCTATGTCCGGCTTCGGCAACACCAGCAGCCTGGACATCGCGATAGCCGGCCTGATCTCCGGCGTCGGCAACATCGGCAACCGCCTGTCCGGGATCTTCCTGCAAGGCAGCGTGCCGTAG